The sequence below is a genomic window from Streptomyces sp. V1I1.
GTCCTCAAGCTCCTTGGCGAGGCGTTCGGCGTCCCAGTCGCCGTAGTCCTCGTCGAGGTTCTCCAGCCGGGCGAGCAGGTCGACGGTGTGCATCTTGGGGCTGTGCCGCATGACGGTGAGGCAGTCGGACAGTACGGGGGCCATGGTGACGCCTGCAGCCTCGGCGGCGGCCGTCATGTCGCCTGTGGCGTCGCCGGTGAGCTGGCCGGCGTCTTGGCGCAGGTGATGCACGCCTGCTGCGGATTGCCGTCGTGCACCAGCGACTCATGGGCGCCGACATCGTCGAAGGCGAAGGCGTACGCCTTGCCGTCCGCCATCTGCGCGTGGATCTTCCGCGCGAAATGGTTGGTCACCAGGTCCTTGTAGAAGCCCGCTGAACTCGCGTCCGGCTGGTTGGGGTTACTCAGCAGCGTGGGGCGGTTGTAGCCCGCGCACAGCGTGCGGGAGATCGGGCCGCGCACCTGGTCGTTCGGGGCGTCGAGCAGCTTGCAGCAACCGAAGATGCTGTCCGAGTCCGGCTTCTGGAAGGAGGTGACGACCGCCCCGGAGCTGTTGGTGAAGTTCATGGTGTTGCCGGAGACCCAGCCGTAGTACTTGACGTTGGGCTGGTCGGCGAACGGAGTGACCGTCAGCGTCGAGGTGGAGTACTTGCTCCACACACGGTTCAGGTAGTCGTTCATGACGCTCGCGGGCAGAGCGCCCGACGCGATCCCGTGGCCGGGCGCCGGCGCGCGCAGCACGGTGCCGTCGGAGCGGGTCTGGATCAGACCGGCCCAGCCGCCCGGCTGGCCCCGGAGCGCGTTGAAGAAGCCGTTGCAGCCGCCCGGCCTAGGCCTGAATCCACCGACGAAACCGGGGTCCGTGCAGCCTTCGTCCAGGTCAGCGGCCCAATCGAGCCGTTCCGCGTCTTCACCGCCCGGGTGAAGATCGATTACCACCCGAAGTGCTGGTTGACCTGGGAAGACATGGGACGCCCATTACCTGTCGTACAGCAACATGCCGGTGGCCCGTCCCGCACTAGCGGGAGTGAACTGATAGACGGCTTCGGCCCCGCACCCAGTCGTAGGGTGCGGGGCCGAAGCCGTTATGAGAGAGCTGTGGTCAGGCTACTCCTGGTCGGCGGTGCGGCGGCGCTTCCACCACACCAGGCCGCCGCCGATGGCCGCGAGGGCTGCGGCGAGTCCGGCGATCAGTCCGACCGGCGTGCTGGAGCCGGTGTCGGCGAGGTCGCCTTCCGGGTCCTTCCCGCCCGTGCCGCCGCTGCTGCCGGTAGCCGGGGGCGTGGTGGGGTCGGTGGGCTTGTCCGTCGGCTCACCCGGCTTGGTCGGCGTCGGCGTGGGAGTCGGCGTCGGGTCGGGGGTGTCACCGCCGCCAGAGACGTCGGAGGAGACGGTGTTGCCGCCCAAGAGCAGAAGGTTCGCGTCGCCGTCCTTGGCGTTGTCCGTCAGCGTGCGCACCGATGACTTCGTCTCGCGAGGGAGGTAGCGGTGCTCGGTGTCGAAGCGGAGCTTGGTCATGTTCCGCTTGGGCTGCTTGGAGAAGTCCACTCCACCCACGCTCATGGTGTAGGGGCCGCCGCCGGCGTCGTGCTCCCACTGCTGTTCGCCCTCACGCAGCGACTTCAGGTACGCCTGGAACACGCTCTCCCGCGTCCAGTCCTTGTTCTCGCCGCGCAGCGGCCACGAGGAGACGTCGTTGCTGTTGATGACCTTGTGGTAGTCGGTGGGGGTCTTGGCGTCCTGCTGGCGGATGAACTCCGCCGCTACACGGGCCGTGTAGGCGCGGCGCAGGTCGGCGTAGCGCGGGTCGTTGTTCACGCGCTTTTCGACCTCGGGCATGATCAGCCGGTTCATGCGGTCTTCGGTGGCCTTCTTCTCGGCCTCGTTGAACTCGCACAGGTACGGGTCGCCGGGCATGTTGTCGATCTTCAGGTACTGGGCCTTGACCTTCAGCGGCGTGTCCAGGATGTGGATGCCGCCGTTCTCCTCGCGGACGACCGCGGTGTCCGGCTCGATCCAGTTGCGGACCTGGAACCAGCAGGGGATGCCCTCAGCGTTGCGGGGCAGCGACTTCCAGTACTGGTCGGCCTCCGGGCGCTTCTTCGGGTTCATCGCGTCGGCGAAGTCCTTCTTCAGCTCCAGGTCGGCTTCCAGCAGGATCCGTCCGGCGTCGGTCTTCCCGAACGCGCTGTCCATGATCTTGTCGGGCTGGTCCGGGTTGAGGTTGACCCAGAACTTCTCCGGGCTCAGGGCGAGCCAGGTGAAGAAAGCGTCGTTGATGAGCTGCGCCTTTTCCTTGCCTCCCCAGCCCGCGGTGTCCTCGGTGACTTCCTTGGCGGAGAAGCTGTAGTCGACGCCTTTGCCCTTGACCGGCTTGCCGATGTACCGCAGGTCCAGGGTGGTGAAGTCCACCCCGCCGGGCCCCTTGGGCTGGAGCCGGTTGGGGTCGGCTGCGTTCTTACGGTCCAGGAACTCCTTCATGTCCTTCGGGTTCGGCCGCGACTCACGGATCAGATCCTGCGCGCCGCCGCCGGTCACCCCTTTGGATCCGGGGGGCTGCATGGTGGTCGACTTGTCCCGCACGCCGCCGCCCGGGGCCAGCTCGACCTTGCGGGAGCGGTAGTTGTACTCGGTGACCTTGCCCGGAGCGTTCTTCTTCAGCTCGTTCAGGTGGTCCTTGGCGGACTTCTCCTGCGGCTCGGCGAAGATGTACTTCAGCGACTTGACCGGGGATTCCTTCTGCTTCGACCAGGCGATGTCGCCCGGCTTCTGCTTCGGCTCCGGATGCCCGTTGGACTTGATCTCCAGCGCCTGCCCGGTGCTCTTGTTCCACGCATCCGCCTGACGCCGGTGAGTCTTGCCGGTATCGGGGTCGGTGTAGTCGAACTCCTTCTGGCAGATCCAGTCGTCACCGACGAGACCGTGTTCCTTGATGATCTTCTTCTCGAACGCCTTGCCGCGCGGGTCGTTCCCGGCGTTCTTGATCAGGATGATGTCGCGCCAGTAGGTGAAGTCCCCGAACGCGTTCGGGTTCTTCTTGCTGGCCCGGATCCACTTCCACCAGACTCGGTCGACCGGCCGGGACTTCGGAGGCTCCTTGGTCTCCTTCTCCAGGCGCTTGTAGTCCGCCTCGGACGGCCCCTGAAGACCGTCCCACTTCTTGCCCGGATTCTCGTACTCGTAGGTGTCCCACTGGGACTTCGCCCGTGACGCATCCCCGTCGGGCACCTCCACGATGGCAACGAGGTCTTCCGCGAGATCGAAGT
It includes:
- a CDS encoding LAETG motif-containing sortase-dependent surface protein yields the protein MRARLASAVAVAAAATLAFTGLPGLTSSADAAPGKPPNPGMLCRDYFDLAEDLVAIVEVPDGDASRAKSQWDTYEYENPGKKWDGLQGPSEADYKRLEKETKEPPKSRPVDRVWWKWIRASKKNPNAFGDFTYWRDIILIKNAGNDPRGKAFEKKIIKEHGLVGDDWICQKEFDYTDPDTGKTHRRQADAWNKSTGQALEIKSNGHPEPKQKPGDIAWSKQKESPVKSLKYIFAEPQEKSAKDHLNELKKNAPGKVTEYNYRSRKVELAPGGGVRDKSTTMQPPGSKGVTGGGAQDLIRESRPNPKDMKEFLDRKNAADPNRLQPKGPGGVDFTTLDLRYIGKPVKGKGVDYSFSAKEVTEDTAGWGGKEKAQLINDAFFTWLALSPEKFWVNLNPDQPDKIMDSAFGKTDAGRILLEADLELKKDFADAMNPKKRPEADQYWKSLPRNAEGIPCWFQVRNWIEPDTAVVREENGGIHILDTPLKVKAQYLKIDNMPGDPYLCEFNEAEKKATEDRMNRLIMPEVEKRVNNDPRYADLRRAYTARVAAEFIRQQDAKTPTDYHKVINSNDVSSWPLRGENKDWTRESVFQAYLKSLREGEQQWEHDAGGGPYTMSVGGVDFSKQPKRNMTKLRFDTEHRYLPRETKSSVRTLTDNAKDGDANLLLLGGNTVSSDVSGGGDTPDPTPTPTPTPTKPGEPTDKPTDPTTPPATGSSGGTGGKDPEGDLADTGSSTPVGLIAGLAAALAAIGGGLVWWKRRRTADQE